A stretch of the Apteryx mantelli isolate bAptMan1 chromosome 3, bAptMan1.hap1, whole genome shotgun sequence genome encodes the following:
- the RRP15 gene encoding RRP15-like protein, protein MMAAALAGPRGRAAAGGEEAESGSELSSGLPEDSYSSGGETLEGDDEDETAALGNVVEEASSSKAGPSAGWADAMAKVLNKKIPQNKSVILAKNKKLEKEREKEKQERLEKRRKLDKKREWEMMCRVKPDVVKDRDRERNLQRIATRGVVQLFNAVRMHQKNVDEKVKKAGRSDRQRAKLMSSVSKKDFINVLRSMEGAKGNQNPSGKATKSKQGEMKSEEGPEWNILRDDFMMGASMKDWDKESDGESNIEQGGGLKQENESD, encoded by the exons ATGATGGCGGCCGCCCTGGCGGGCCCACGTGGAcgggcggctgcggggggcgAGGAGGCAGAGAGCG GTTCTGAGTTAAGCTCAGGGCTCCCTGAAGACAGCTACTCTTCAGGAGGTGAAACCTTGGAGGGTGATGATGAGGATGAAACAGCAGCCCTTGGCAATGTGGTGGAAGAGGCATCAAGTTCGAAAGCTGGCCCAAGCGCAGGCTGGGCAGATGCCATGGCAAAAGTGCTCAACAAAAAGATTCCACAAAATAAGTCCGTCATCTTGGCTAAGAATaaaaaactggagaaagagagagaaaaggaaaagcaggaaagattggagaagaggaggaag CTCGATAAAAAGCGGGAGTGGGAAATGATGTGCCGAGTGAAGCCAGATGTtgtcaaagacagagacagagagagaaatcttCAGAGAATTGCCACGAG AGGTGTTGTACAGTTATTTAATGCTGTCAGGATGCACCAAAAGAATGTTGATGAGAAGGTGAAGAAAGCTGGGAGATCTGACAGGCAACGTGCTAAACTGATGTCATCTGTTTCAAAGAAAGACTTCATCAATGTTCTGCGAAGCATGGAAGGTGCTAAAGGAAACCAGAATCCCTCTGGAAAGGCCACAAAAAGTAAACAG GGTGAAATGAAGTCTGAAGAGGGGCCAGAATGGAATATACTGCGTGATGACTTCATGATGGGAGCATCTATGAAAGACTGGGACAAGGAGAGTGATGGAGAGAGCAATATTGAACAAGGAGGTGGTctgaaacaagaaaatgaaagtgaCTGA